GAGAACCAAGTCTCGGGCCTTACATTACCAAGGGCCTGGGCCAGGTATGCGCATATCGATTGCTTTACTTTCAGTAGCACCTCTTGGGCTTGGCTGTAGCGCCGTGCCCGCTGCGAAGACGCTTCAGCCTGCTGCGTATCCCACGTCTATTGCAATTTAATCCTAAATAGATTTTCCCCTAGTTGCCATTTTGGCACCACTAGGCTATGTTGCGTCCACCAACAGGAGGAGACATGAGATGAAGTAGGCACGATCAGACCACATAGGCAGCGAGCTCAGACCAAGCCAAGAGCTTGGCCAGCTCCGGTGAAGACGAAACACACATAGGAGTTACCTATGCATGCGACCAGTAATGACCGGGCAAGAATAACGACCCGAGTCACCGCTTACGCGCAGCAAGCAATTGAACAGGCGGCTGAGATGACGGCAACAACGACGAACCAGTTCGTCGCCCAGGCCGCGCTGCGGGAAGCTGAGAGAATCATCGAAGAACATTCGATCATTCGACTAAGCCAGAACGACATGCAGAAATTTCTGGATGCGCTCGATAACCCGAAGCCGGTCTCCGATCGTTTGGCTGTCTCCCTGAAACATCATATGGAGACGAGAAACCATGACACTGGAAGTAGAAGTAGTACCGTTCGCTGGACACCTAAGCCGCGCTGATTTCGATTGCGGCAACAAGGAATTGAACGAGTGGTTGCATACCACGGCGAGCCAGCACCAGAAGCGCGGCGTCAGCCGCACGTTCCTGGCAATTCCGATGAAGGGAAGCTTGTACGCTTGGCACCAGGAAAGATTTGAGGACATCGAGGACACCACCGTCCTCGGCTATTTCAGCCTGTCGTCAGCGCAGGTAATGAACAGCGAGCTGCCACCGGCTGGCTCAAAGCTGCCCCGCAATGTTCCTGTAGTCCGCATGGGCCGCCTGGCGGTGCATCAACGACTGAAAGGGCGCGGCTTCGGCACGATGCTCCTCATGGAGGCCATCGCGCGAGCCGCACAGGTGAGCGAAGCCATTGGCGTCACGGGACTGTTCGTGGATGCCAAGGAAGATGCCGCCCCCTTCTATCAGAAGTTCGGGTTCCAGCCTGCGGCGTCGAACCCTCTCAAGCTCTGGTTGCCTATGGCAAGCATCACTGAGCTTTTGAAAACGTAATACCTCTCCACAGCTCCGTGCGAAGAATCCTCTGACTCAGGTCGGTTCGGGGGTTCTTGCGTTTGGGTAATCGCCCTGGCGATTAGATCCACTTCGGAGCGCGCATCCAGGCGTGGAGTGCAGCGGATGCGCATCGGACGCCCCTTCTACAGCAAGAAACGGATTTTCGTCAGCCAAGTATGTAATGACCCAGCGGTCTCTGCACAGCTCATGTAGCTAAAGCATATGTGTCATCGGGTGTCTCATGCCCAGCGCGTGATGCGGGCGCCGGTGGAGGGGATTACCCCCATCGAGGTGTCTACAAGCATGAGACAAGTACACCACCGCATAGCCGCGCGTAGCGGCGTAAATCGGCAGCGAGGCTGGATGGAAACGACAACGGCCGCAGTACGTTGTCGTTAGGTCAGGCAACCAGGATCGTCTTGCCGATTCCCGATTCCCGATTCCCGAATCTCAATGATCGCTGGAACGCAATCCATCCACATCCAGGATCAGCGCCATGCGGCCGTCGCCGATCAGGGTGGCGCCGGCGTAGCCGGGCAGGCCGCGTAACGCGCGGGGCAGGGGTTTGATCACCACTTCCTCGCGGCCGCGGACCTGGTCCACCACCAGGCCGAAACGGGTTTCGCCGGCCTGCAGTAGCACCACGGTCAGCAGCGGCGGCTGTTCGGCAGGGACGCCCAGCCAGCGACGCAGGTCGATCAGGGGCAGGGTGTGCGAGCGGCGGTCGAGCACGGCGCGGCCGTCGAACCAGCCCAGCGAGGTCTGCGGGGCGTGCAGCACTTCCACCACGCGGGCCAGCGGCAAGGCATAGACCGCTTCGCCGGCCTGCACCAGCAGGGTCGGCAGGATCGCCAGGGTCAGCGGGACGCGGATCATGAAGCGGCTGCCGCGGCCCAGTTCGGACTGGATCTGGATCTGGCCGCTGAGTTCGCGGATGCGCGACTGCACCACGTCCATGCCCACGCCACGGCCGGAGATGTCGGTGACTTCCGCCTTGGTCGAAAAGCCCGGCATGAAGATCAGATGCAGGCACTCGTCGGTGCTCAGGCGTGCGGCAGCTTCGGCGTCGATCAGGCCCTTGTTGCGGGCGATCTCGCGTAGACGTTCCGGGTCGATGCCGGCGCCGTCGTCCTGGATCTCGATGCTGACATAGTCGCCTTCCTGCTGCGCGGACAGGCGCACATGGCCGCTACGCGGCTTGCCGGTGGCTTCGCGCAGGGCCGGCGATTCGATGCCGTGGTCGATGGCGTTGCGCACAAGGTGCACCAACGGGTCGGCCAGGGCTTCGACCAGATTGCGATCGAGCTCGGTTTCGGCGCCGATCAATTCCAGCTCCACTTCCTTGGACAGGGTGCGCGCAACATCGCGGGCCACCTTGGGGAAGCGCGAAAACACCTTGCTGACCGGCTGCATGCGGGTGCGCATGACCGCGGTCTGCAGGCGCGCGGTGGCGATGTCCAGCGTGCTGACAGCGCGGTCGAGTTCTTCGTCGCGCAGGCGGGTGCGCAAGGTCTTCAAACGGTTGCGCGAGAGCACCAGTTCGCCGATCAGGTTGACGATGGCATCCAGGCGCTTGGTGTCCACGCGCACGGTCTGTTCGGCTTCGGCGCCGGCCTTGGCGGCGCCTTTGCCGGCCGACTTGGGGGCCGGGGCATGCGCATCGTCGGTATGTGCGGGCGCCGCCGGTTTGGTAGCGGCTGCCTGCGGCACGGCCTTGACTGCCGGCGGGGCGCTCTTGGCGTCGAACTGCGCGATCAACGTGGCGGGTGCATGCGGCACGGCTTCGCCCGAGCCCATCGCATCCAGCATGGCCTGCAGATAATCCAGCGACTGCTGTGCGGCATCGAAGTGATGGGCCTGCAGCACCGCCTGGCCGGAGCGCGCCATGCCGAGGGTTTCCTCGGCGGCGTGGCACAGCTCGACCATGGGTTTGATCGCCAGGAAGCCGGCACCACCCTTGAGCGTGTGGAAGCCGCGGAACACCGCGTTGAGCTGGTCGGCTTCGTCTGGCGCCTGTTCCAGCGACACCAGCTGTTCGCCGAGGCGGTCCAGGATTTCCTGGGCCTCGACGATGAAATCGGCAGCAATATCGTCTGGAACGGCACTCATGGTTACAACCCCAATCCGGACAGCAAATCGTCGGCGTCGTCCTGCGACACGGCGTGACGGTCCAGGCCCTTGATCGCAGGACCGGCAAGACCGCCGTCGTCTTTCTTCGGCTCGGGATTCTTCGGCGGCAGGCCGAGCGCACCGAAGCCCTCATGCACGCGGCGCACGATGCCGGCCACGCGCCGGATGATCTGGCCGCTCAAATCCTGGTAGCTCTGCGCCAGCGACAGCTCGGTGAGGTTATGGCGCATCTTTTCCAGCAGTGCGCCCTGGTCTTCATTGAGCCCACCGCTGCGCAGCTGGTTGGCCAGCTCGCGGCATTCTTCGACCAGGTCCAATGTGCGGTGGCTGGCCTTTTCGGTCATTTCCACCACGTGGTCCAGGCGCGAGCAGGCATCGTCCAGTTCGCCGGCTTCTTCGGGCACGGTGGGCAATTCGCCCAGGGCCTGACCGAGTTCGCGGGCGAGCCGGCTCAGGCTCTGCATCATCGGGCGTGTGCGCAGGGCGGCGAGGTGATCGACCTCGCGACGCCAGGCGACCTGGTCACCGCTTTCCAATGCATCGAGCGCGTGCTGCAGGCGCTCGATCAAGGCGGCACGTTCGGCATCGGTTTCCACGGTCGCGTTCATCAGGCGGTCGCCGCCAGACGTTCGAACACCTTGCCCAGCTTCTCTTCCAGCGTCTGCGCAGTGAACGGCTTGATGATGTAGCCGTTCACGCCGCACTGTGCCGCTTCGATGATCTGCTCGCGCTTGGCTTCGGCGGTCACCATCATCACCGGCAGGTGCTTGAGCTTGGCGTCGGCGCGGATGTTGCGCAGCAGGTCGATGCCGGTCATGCCGGGCATGTTCCAGTCCGTCACCACGAAATCGAACGGGCCCGCGCGCAACGCGGCCAGTGCGCTGTTGCCGTCTTCGGCCTCTGCGGTATTGGTGAAGCCGAGATCGCCCAACAGGTTCTTGACGATACGTCGCATCGTCGAGAAGTCGTCCACGATCAGGATCCGCATGTTCTTGTTCACATCAAGCTCCTAACGCTAAAAAATCAATCGTCATTTTCGACACCGGCATCGGCCAGTTCGAATACCTTGAGGCGGCCGCGCAGACGCACCACCGCCTGGCCGTGGATCTGGCACACGCGCGATTCGCTGACGCCGAGCACGGCGCCGATTTCCTTCAGGTTCAATTCCTGCTCGTAATACAGCGACAGCACCAGCTGCTCGCGCTCGGGCAACTGGCCGATGGCCTTGCCCAGCTCGCGGCCGAATTCGCCACGCTCCATCATCTGCTGCGGATTGGGCCCACCCTTGGCGGTGGTGTCCAGCTCGCCGTGATCTTCGATGCGCGATTCCAGGCTCAGCACCTGGCCACGTGCGGCATCTTCCATCAGACGCAGGTAGTCGGGCAGCGGCATTTCCATGGCGGCGGCCACTTCGGTGGCAGCGGCGGCGCGGCCGGTGTTCTGTTCGATCTTGCGCACGGCGGCGGCGGCATCGCGGGCGCGGCGGTGCACCGAACGCGGCACCCAGTCGCCCCTGCGGATCTCGTCGATCATCGAGCCGCGGATACGGATCGAGGCATAGGTCTCGAACGATGCGCCCTGTTCGGAATCGTAGCTGCGCGAGGCTTCGATCAGGCCGATCATGCCGGCCTGGATCAGGTCGTCCACTTCCACGCTGGCCGGCAGGCGCGCCGCCAGATGGTGGGCGATGCGGCGCACCAGGTCGGCGTGCTGGGTCACCACGTCGTTGGCGTTGTTGCGCTGCACGGCGCGGTACTGCGCGCTGGCCGTGGTTGCGGTAGCGGTGCTCATGCGGCCACTCCCCGTTGGATGATGCGTTCGACAAAGAACTCGACGTTGCCGCGCGGCACGGTCGGGGCCTGCCAGCGCGAGGTACGGCGTGCGATTTCTGCGATGGCCTGCGCCGACGGACTGGCGGGATAGGCCTTGATGACGGGTTGCTGGCGCTGTACCGACAGGCGCAACCAGTCGTCCTGCGGCACGTGGCCGAGGTAGTTCAGCGACACATCGCCAAGGAACTTCTCGCACACGCGCGAGAGCTTGTCGTACAGCAGGCGGCCTTCGTTGGGGTCGCGCACCATGTTGGCGATGATCTGCAGGCGGTCCACGCCGCGTTCGCGCGAGAGCACCTTGATCAGCGCGTAGGCGTCGGTGATCGAGGCCGGCTCGTCGCAGACCACCACCACGGTGTCCTGGGCGGCCTGGCAGAAGGTCAGCACGCTGTCGGTGATGCCGGCGGCGGTGTCGATGACCATCACGTCCAGGTCGCGTTCCAGTTCGGAGAACACGTTGACCAGGCCGATGTGCTGGGCCGGGGCCAGTTCGGCCATGTGGCGGCGACCGGAGGCGGCCGGTACCACCAGCACGCCGCCGGGGCCTTCGATGATGACTTCATCGAGCGTGCAACGGCCGGCGATCAGGTCGGCCAGGGTGTACTTGGGCGCCAGGCCGAGGACCACGTCCAGGTTGGCCAGGCCAAGGTCGGCGTCCAGCAGCAGCGTGCGTTTGCCCATGTCGGCAAGCGCCACGGCCAGGTTGGCGGAGATGTTGGTCTTGCCCACGCCACCCTTGCCACCGGTCACGGCAATGGTGCGCACCGGGCCCAGGGGCTCGGGACGGGTCGCCGACAGGGGGAAGGCGTTGGTCAGCTTGGCGTATTCACGCGACTGCATGGTTGTGCTCCGGAGTACAGGGCTTATCGGCAGCGCGCCGCAAATCTTCAAGGCGAAGAACGAGACTGGCGGCATTGGCGCGGTGCAGGTCGTCGGGGACCCGCTGTCCGTCAGTCACCCAGGTGATGGGCATTTGGTGGTCGACCACCACCGACAAGGCGCTGCCGAAGCGGCCGGTCTCGTCGAGTTTGGTCAGCACCACGCCTTGGGGCTTGGCGTGGGCGAAGCGGCGCACGACCTCGTCGAGGTCGGCGAAATGGGAGTTGGCGGGCAATACCAGCAGCGAGGTGACCTGCTGGGCGGCACGCAGCCAGTTCAGCTGGGCGGCCAGGGCGCGGTCGCGCTGGCCCATGCCGGCGGTGTCGATCAGCACCAGCTTGTAGTCGCGCAGGCGGTCCAGCAGCTCGAGCAGGCTTTCGGCGCTGTCGGCCTCGTGCACCGCGATGCCGAGCTGGCGGCCGTAGCTGTGCAGCTGCTCGCGGCCGCCGACGCGCAGGGTGTCGGTGGTGACCAGGGCCACGTCGCGCGGGGCATGCTGGGCGGCGAAGCGCTGCGCCAGCTTGGCGATGGTGGTGGTCTTGCCGGCACCGGTCGGGCCGACCAGGGCGATCACGCCACCGCGTTCCAGCGGGTCGATCGGGGCCACCGGCAGACGCTTGGACAGCAGGCCCAGCATCAGGCCGCGGCCGCGGTGCAATTCGGTATCGGCCGGGATCTGCAGGGCGACATCGCGAGTCAGGCCGGCGTCGAAGCCATAGTCGTCCATCAGTTCCAGCGCCTGCGCACGCACCGGGGAGCCACGCAGGCGCTCGTCGGTGAGGCGGTTCATTTCGCGCTCGATCATCTGGCGCATCAGCGCCAGCTCGCCGCGCAGCTGCTTGAGTTCTTCGTCGTTCTGCGGGATCGGCGCGGCAGCCACCGGCACTGCGGCCAGCGCAGCGGGGGCGGGCGGGGCGACCACGATCGGCGGCAGCGCGGCCGGCGGCAGGATCTGCGGCAGCGCGTCGTCCAGATCGAAGTCGGCCTCGTCGGCGAAGGCGTCGTCGTCCTGGTCCTGGGCGGCATAGGCGGGGGCGGCAACTGGGGGGGCCACGACCGGAGTCGGCGCCTGGGCCGGGGCGGCCTGCACGGCCGGGCGCTGCACCGGGGCAGTGGTCAAAAAGTCGGCGAACAGCTGTTCCGGCACCGCCGACAGCGCGTGTTCCTGGCGCTGCACGACCGGCGCGACCAGCTCCTGCACGGCCGGCATCTGCGCGGCGCTGCGGATCGGGGTGGCGACCGGCGCCTGGCGCGGCACGCTGGCCGGCTGGCGCAGGGCCATGGCGGCAATCATGTCTTCGGCGGCGCTGGCCACGCGCTGGCGGTGGCTCATGGTCTCGGCAGCCGGCTTCAGTGGCGCGTGGACCGGCGCGGCGGGGCGGGCGGCAACCTGCGCCGGCTGGGCCGGAGCCTGCTGCACGGGAGCCTGGACCGGCGCGGTGCTGGGGGCCGGCGTCTCGCGGGCGGTTTCCAGGGCGCGCTGTACCAGCTCTTCGTCGTAGTTGCTGGCGGCGACGATCTCGATGCCTTCGGCGGTACGACGGTTGGACAGGATCACCGCATCCGGGCCGTGTTCCTCACGTACCATGCGGAATGCGGTGCGCATATCCGGGGCGACAAAGCGTTTGATCTTCATGCCACGTGCCTCCAGGAACGGGACCCGCCGGACGCCGGACGGGTGCGCGATGAATGTGGGTGTGTTGCCAGCGTCATGAGTTGCCTGTCCCGGTCGTAGTTCCAAGTCCTGCCATCCGCCCCGCAGCGGTGGTGCTGGCTGCGGTCTCGCCAGAGCTGATGCATGCGGTGTGCCAAAACCTGGAGTGGCGGGTTTCTGGCGAGCGGGCGTGGGAGCGCGCGGGAGACAGCTGGGATCAGATGCTGGGCCGGATGTGCAGCGTTAAGTGCAGGTGCCAGTTGGGATTTTCGGCAGTGCTGCTCGCCGGTTCGACGTCGCTTAGGTGCTGGGCGGCGGGGCCGATCTCGTGTCTTGGAGCCCATCGAGCCCCTGCGCGAACCGCCATCAAGCCGCGCTCGGGTTGCTTCCAGCGGTCGGCGTCATGCAATCGATTGGGGAGTTCGCCAAGTGGCGGATTTCCGACGCCTGGCTCTGGGCCGTGGCGGGCAGCCTATGGCGATTGCCGGCGGGCGAAGTTCTCGGGCTGTGCCGGAGCGCACCTGGGCGCGATGTGCTGTCCCGTCGCGCTCGGGGCACACTTATTGACGTGATGTCCACGACATTACTTCGTCGGCCGCGGTCGCATCGCAGTGTTGACTGTGTAGATCGAGAGCGAATGCGCGTGGTCTGATTGCCCACCCTCGGCTGCACTGGCGCAGGCGAACGCTATCGCCTGATCCTGCGTGTTGTTTCAGTCGTTTCAAGGGCGCATACCCTCACGGGCTTTGGCACCCTGTTCGATAAGTGACTGCTCGCCCGACTGCTCCGCGTCCTGGCCTTCCGCAGTGCCATGCGCATCGACCACGCGGTCGAGCGAGCGCCCCACCTATCGCTGCAATTCCTCAACCGCTTGCTGTTTGCGGCGTTCTTTCCAGTGCGTGAATAAGTTCATCATTCAGGAATCATCCCATGACCGGCCCTGGCTGCGTCGGCTGGTCCTGCCTGGCTTGCGCTGCCGCCTGCTGCTGCGCGGTCTCCAGCGTGTGGGCCTGCGCCTGTTGCATCGATTCCTGGATCGACGGCGTAGGCTCGGCGAGCGAGAGGTTCATCCGCTTGGTGGGGTCGGTGGCGTGTTGCGCATAGAAGGTGTCGTTGACCACATCCACGCGCCCGTGCCAGTCCGGCTTGAAGCCGCTGGTGTACATCTCTGTAGCGACCTGGTGCAGGCGATCTTCCGGCAGCGGCGTGCCCTTGGCCTCCAGGCGATCTTTCACGTCTGCATACAGGGCATGGCCGGGGTGAACCGCCCCGCTTTTCCCGGAGACTCCTTGGTTTGAGTCACGCCGACATGGCGGACTCGTTGGGTTGCTTGTGTTTGGAATAATAGTTGGCTTCGGCCTCGGCCGGTGGGATGTTGCCGATCGGCTCAAGCAAGCGGCGATTGTTGAACCAATCGACCCAGGTGAGCGTGGCCCACTCGACCTCCTCGCGCGTGCGCCAGGACGACTTGCGGTGGATCACCTCGGCCTTGTACAGGCCGTTGATGGTCTCAGCCAGTGCGTTGTCGTACGAGTCGCCCACACTGCCCACCGAGGGCTCCAGGCCGGCCTCGGCGAGCCGCTCGGTGTAGCGGATCGAGACGTACTGCACGCCCCGGTCGCTGTGGTGGATCAAACGATCCGGTCCGACCGGCTTCCTCGCATGCAGCGCCTGCTCGAGCGCATCGAGCACCAGGTCGGTCTGCATCGACGGCGACGCCTTCCAGCCCACGATCCGGCGTGCGAACACGTCGATGACGAAGGCCACGTAGATCCAGCCTTGCCACGTCGACACATAGGTGAAGTCCGAGACCCACAACGCGTTTGGCCGATCCGAGGTGAACTGCCTGTTGACCTGATCGAGCGGGCACGGCGCCTTCGCATCGCTCACCGTCGTGCGCACCGCCTTGCCGCGGATGACCCCGCGCAGGCCCAGACGCTTCATCAGACGCTGCACGGTGCAGCGCGCAACAGCGAACTTCTCCCGCCGCATCTGCCGCCAGAGCTTACGTACGCCATAGACCTGGAAGTTCTCGTCCCACACACGCCTGATTTCAGGCATCAACGCCTCGTCCGTCTTGGCCCTTGCCGAGCGCAATTCAGGATCGGACTTTCGGGCTGCGTGCGCGTAATACGTCGACGGGGCGACCGGCAACACCTTGCAGATCGGCTCGACCCCGTGAACGTCGCGATGGTCGTCGATGAAGCGCTTCACCTCTTGAAGGGGCGGTCGAGCTCCGCCTGGGCAAAATACGCCGACGCCTTGCGCAGGATCTCGTTGGCCTGGCGCAGCTCGCGCACCTGGCGCTCAAGCAACCTGATGCGCTCCTTCTCGGCTGTCGTCACGCCCTCGCGCTTGCCGCCATCACGCTCGTACTGCCGGATCCAGCCGCGCAACGTCTCGGCCGTACAGCCCACCTTGGCCGACACCGACACAATCGCCGACCACTGCGACGCGTACTCGCCCTGGTGCTCCAGCACCATCTTCACCGATCGCTCCCGGACCTCTGGGGAAAACTTGCTTGCTCTGCTCATGGCTCCATCTTCTCAAGTAATGGAGCCTCCGGGGTTCCCGGGGCGGTTCAGTGCAGGCAAGTCGTTTTCGATGGAGGGAGGCGTCGGCTTCGACATGGCACGGTCTTTCCTCTCAGCAGTGGGCACGCGCAGCGCAGTGCGTACGTCGTTATCCAGTGTAGGCGCCTGTTGCACCGGCTGCATTCATGGCGCGCGCCCAAGGGCGCCCTTGACCTGCACCAGCAGCCCATTGCGGGGTAGGGGGGGCGAGCACATGCTGCGCGCGTTCGTTGATCAGGTGCACATCGCCCAGCAATTGCGCTGCGTGCACCTCCACACTACAACGCGCAAAAGTGGCGTACCGGGATTCGGCAAGCGCTGAATCAACTCGGGGATCGTCTTTCAGTAGCTGACGCAATCTCTGCGGAACCGGCGGCGGTGATGAATTGTCGTCGGGCGGTGTAGCGGCCGGCTTCGGCACGGTGGTGCCTTGCCTTCAGGAAATGGCTGGATGAGGTGCGTCGTGCACCTCAGTATCTTGGAGCGCCGTTTGCTGCGCTGCCGCGGCCCATGGCGCAGGCTTGGGCTTGCGTTTGGTCTGTACCGGCAGTCCTTTGCGGGGAAGTGCCCCGAGCTCACGCATCACCCGGTCATTGATGGTCTGCAGGTCGCGGAGCAGCTGTGCTGCGTGCGCCGCGGGCACGAGCGGTGCCAGGGCGATGTAACGAGAGTCTGCCTTCTTGCTCATATGCATGTCCTTTTGCAGATGTGTCTTGGGATCGACGGATTTTATGGAAATGGTAGCGCATCGGTATGCCTGCAGCGGCCTGTTCGGGTGAGCGATGATCGCCCACCAACGTCGGCAGCGGCCTGCGTCCCTCCAGGTGTTTACCGATTTCATCATGCTGCCCGGGCGCAAGGGACGCGCCTGGGCAACGGGCCCAGCATACAGCGCCCCAGCCGGTGGCAGTAGCTGGGGGCACTGCGACATGGAGACGCTGCCCGCAACTACGATTCTTCCTCCATACCGGCTGTCCGGGAACGAGCGATGCAGTCGGCTGTTACGATGCGGCCTTGGTTTTTGGCTGATCCACCGCCAAAGCCGGCACTGCGACAGGATCCATGATGCGCTTCTTCAGAACCGAGTCCTTGAAGAACCAGTTCTTCTCGCAGCGGATCGGCTTGCTCCCTTCGAAGAACAGCAGTTCGTCATTGCCGGGAAGTTCCTTGATTTCCTGCGGCAGCATCAGCGCGCGGCGCTCTTCGGTGTAGTTGTACGACACGTTGCTTCCACCGCCACCCTTGCTGATGGAACGGTGCCGCTTGCGGATCGTCGTATACCCCAGCATGTCGCTATAGGCATTGGCATCTTCCTGCTCGCGAGGGGTGAACACGATGCTGGCGGCATGGTTGGTGATGAAGTTCTGCGCGTCGTCCGCGCCATAGGTGGCACGCAACTGCGACTGGCTCTGGATGATGCACAGATCGCGCACGCCATAACTGGCCGAAATGGAGATGCGCTTGGACCAGACATCGACCCGGCCCATGGCGGTGAATTCATCCATCAGCATCAGCATCTGATACTTGAGCTTGGGATCCTCATTGAGCTGCTTATCGAGGTTATTGCCGATGACCGAGCTGAAGAAGATATTCAGCAGCTTGCTGCTTTCATCCAGCTTCTGGGTGGGGATGATGACGTAGACCGTGGTGAGGCGCTTGCGGATGGCGGTGACGTCGATGTCCGTGGCATTGGTGGCCGCCGCCAGGATCGGGCTCAGGAACTGCTGCAGTGGCGCCTGCATGGTGGCCATGACCGAGGAAAACGTCTGTTCGGCGAGCCCGGCAAGGGCGCTGAACGTGGAACGCGTCTGTGGGCTGATGTATTTGTAGTTCTTGTTGGCGATCAGCTTTTTCAGCATGTCCGAGGTGCTTTCTCCATCGCTCCCACCGGTGGAAAAGCGCAGGATGCGTTCGAAGCTGGGGAATAGGTCGCTGCTGTTGGGATCTTCGACACCGGGGAATCCGGTGCTGCGCATGTCGTACCAGTTCTCGAACATGAAGGATGCAAATGCCACGAACGCCGCACGCGACTGGGTCACCCAGAAACTGTCCTTCCCGGGTTCATCGGGGTACAAGATCGCCGCCATGGTCTGTATGGCAGCGATCCGCTCCCGCGGATCCTCCGGAACCAGGGTGAGGGGGTTGAAGCGGTGGGTCTTTCCATCGGTGGCGTAGGGCGCCCAGACATAGATTTTCTGGCCTTGCGAGGCGCGGTATCCGCTGGTCGCCTTGAACAGCTCTCCCTTGAGGTCCAGCACCACCATGGATTGCTGGTAGGTCAGCAAGACCGGGATCGCAATGGAGGTGGTCTTGCCGGATCGTGTGGGTGCAACCACGATCACATGCAGCGCGCCATTGATGTAGATGTAACGGCCATTGAGTTTGCCGACCAGGATGCTTTCGGGCTTTTTCTCCAGCATGCCGGCTTTCTTGAGGTCGGCAACGGTGGCAAAGCTCGCCTCGCCGTGCAGGGATTGCTGCTTTTTTCTCAACAGGGGAATCAGCAGCAGCAACCAGATGATCAACGGCAGGCCGAAGCCGACAATGCCGCTGATCTTGATGCGCGTGACATACGGTTGGACTTGCGGAAGGTCCAGCGCCTTCCAGTATTGCAGGTAAGTGGTCGCCTTCAATGGCACCTGCAACTTCAGCAACATCAGCGTCATGTAACCGGCCAGGTACAAACCGGCGACCACTGCAAGGACCAACAGGGCCGCTGCAATGCCCACCTTTCCCTTACTACCCATGCTTCCATCTCCGTGTGTGATTTGCATCCCGCGCACGCGTTACTGGCAGCGAGCGGGAGGCGGTCTTTTTCCAGGCCCCGCTCATCATAGATGAGAGCGGCGGGAACTGGCGTCGCCAAGGCGTCAACGTGTAGCCCCATCAAAGCGGCTGACGGCACCTAGCGGTCAGATCGAGGCAGACGCCAGGATGCTGGCGGGCCTCCAGAGTGCGCGCTCGTGGCCGATGCCGGGGGGGCAGTGCAACGGAGGGACGGACGGTCCATCCCGGTCCTGTGCCCCTAGCTGATGGTGCCGATCAGCTTCAGGCGCTTGTCTTCCGGCACCTCGCTGTAGGCCAGCACCGACAGGCTCGGCACGCTGTGGCGGACCAGGCGGGCCAGCGCCGCGCGGACCTGGCCGGGCACCAGCACCACCGCCGGTTCGTTGC
The window above is part of the Xanthomonas campestris pv. badrii genome. Proteins encoded here:
- a CDS encoding protein phosphatase CheZ → MNATVETDAERAALIERLQHALDALESGDQVAWRREVDHLAALRTRPMMQSLSRLARELGQALGELPTVPEEAGELDDACSRLDHVVEMTEKASHRTLDLVEECRELANQLRSGGLNEDQGALLEKMRHNLTELSLAQSYQDLSGQIIRRVAGIVRRVHEGFGALGLPPKNPEPKKDDGGLAGPAIKGLDRHAVSQDDADDLLSGLGL
- a CDS encoding RNA polymerase sigma factor FliA; the protein is MSTATATTASAQYRAVQRNNANDVVTQHADLVRRIAHHLAARLPASVEVDDLIQAGMIGLIEASRSYDSEQGASFETYASIRIRGSMIDEIRRGDWVPRSVHRRARDAAAAVRKIEQNTGRAAAATEVAAAMEMPLPDYLRLMEDAARGQVLSLESRIEDHGELDTTAKGGPNPQQMMERGEFGRELGKAIGQLPEREQLVLSLYYEQELNLKEIGAVLGVSESRVCQIHGQAVVRLRGRLKVFELADAGVENDD
- a CDS encoding DUF1778 domain-containing protein, whose amino-acid sequence is MHATSNDRARITTRVTAYAQQAIEQAAEMTATTTNQFVAQAALREAERIIEEHSIIRLSQNDMQKFLDALDNPKPVSDRLAVSLKHHMETRNHDTGSRSSTVRWTPKPR
- a CDS encoding MinD/ParA family protein — protein: MQSREYAKLTNAFPLSATRPEPLGPVRTIAVTGGKGGVGKTNISANLAVALADMGKRTLLLDADLGLANLDVVLGLAPKYTLADLIAGRCTLDEVIIEGPGGVLVVPAASGRRHMAELAPAQHIGLVNVFSELERDLDVMVIDTAAGITDSVLTFCQAAQDTVVVVCDEPASITDAYALIKVLSRERGVDRLQIIANMVRDPNEGRLLYDKLSRVCEKFLGDVSLNYLGHVPQDDWLRLSVQRQQPVIKAYPASPSAQAIAEIARRTSRWQAPTVPRGNVEFFVERIIQRGVAA
- a CDS encoding chemotaxis protein CheA; translated protein: MSAVPDDIAADFIVEAQEILDRLGEQLVSLEQAPDEADQLNAVFRGFHTLKGGAGFLAIKPMVELCHAAEETLGMARSGQAVLQAHHFDAAQQSLDYLQAMLDAMGSGEAVPHAPATLIAQFDAKSAPPAVKAVPQAAATKPAAPAHTDDAHAPAPKSAGKGAAKAGAEAEQTVRVDTKRLDAIVNLIGELVLSRNRLKTLRTRLRDEELDRAVSTLDIATARLQTAVMRTRMQPVSKVFSRFPKVARDVARTLSKEVELELIGAETELDRNLVEALADPLVHLVRNAIDHGIESPALREATGKPRSGHVRLSAQQEGDYVSIEIQDDGAGIDPERLREIARNKGLIDAEAAARLSTDECLHLIFMPGFSTKAEVTDISGRGVGMDVVQSRIRELSGQIQIQSELGRGSRFMIRVPLTLAILPTLLVQAGEAVYALPLARVVEVLHAPQTSLGWFDGRAVLDRRSHTLPLIDLRRWLGVPAEQPPLLTVVLLQAGETRFGLVVDQVRGREEVVIKPLPRALRGLPGYAGATLIGDGRMALILDVDGLRSSDH
- the cheY gene encoding chemotaxis response regulator CheY, which produces MNKNMRILIVDDFSTMRRIVKNLLGDLGFTNTAEAEDGNSALAALRAGPFDFVVTDWNMPGMTGIDLLRNIRADAKLKHLPVMMVTAEAKREQIIEAAQCGVNGYIIKPFTAQTLEEKLGKVFERLAATA
- a CDS encoding GNAT family N-acetyltransferase, with translation MTLEVEVVPFAGHLSRADFDCGNKELNEWLHTTASQHQKRGVSRTFLAIPMKGSLYAWHQERFEDIEDTTVLGYFSLSSAQVMNSELPPAGSKLPRNVPVVRMGRLAVHQRLKGRGFGTMLLMEAIARAAQVSEAIGVTGLFVDAKEDAAPFYQKFGFQPAASNPLKLWLPMASITELLKT